A single Pseudodesulfovibrio aespoeensis Aspo-2 DNA region contains:
- the phnG gene encoding phosphonate C-P lyase system protein PhnG, protein MKPDTTPIDSMLLGTAARKRWMSVLARAGATRLEQALTALGTSPQFEHIRPPEVGMVLVRGRAGGGGERFNLGEMTMTRCSVALFGGVVGHGYVAGRDKVHAELAAIFDALLQCPEHNPGLMDRVIDPLEREQQARWREQHDKTAATRVNFFTMVRGED, encoded by the coding sequence ATGAAACCCGACACCACACCCATCGACTCCATGCTCCTGGGCACCGCAGCCCGGAAACGCTGGATGAGCGTGCTGGCCCGCGCCGGTGCCACGAGGCTGGAACAGGCCCTGACAGCCCTTGGGACGTCGCCGCAGTTCGAACACATCCGCCCGCCCGAGGTCGGGATGGTGCTGGTCCGTGGCCGGGCTGGCGGCGGGGGAGAGCGGTTCAACCTGGGCGAGATGACCATGACCCGGTGCTCGGTCGCGCTGTTCGGCGGTGTGGTGGGCCACGGCTATGTGGCGGGCCGGGACAAGGTCCACGCCGAGTTGGCCGCCATATTCGACGCCCTGCTCCAATGCCCGGAGCACAATCCGGGACTCATGGACCGCGTCATCGACCCCCTTGAGCGCGAGCAGCAGGCACGATGGCGGGAACAACACGATAAAACGGCGGCCACCAGGGTGAACTTCTTCACCATGGTACGCGGCGAGGATTGA
- the phnH gene encoding phosphonate C-P lyase system protein PhnH, translating to MQGCEKREKREERVTATIAPGLKNPAQDNQRIFRAILLTMSRPGTVTVLGNWPKPPASLHPAATAVCLALADMDTPLWLGPAAPRDAQTYLRFHCGSPLVTREEDAVFAIIPDGHALPDLARFNPGTLEYPDRSATVIIQVRSIEVGCGVRLSGPGIRDEVRLAVDGLHTDFWQAMQWNSHRFPLGFDTILATETEIVSLPRTVRVGI from the coding sequence ATGCAAGGATGTGAAAAGCGCGAAAAGCGCGAAGAACGCGTCACAGCGACCATTGCGCCTGGCCTGAAGAACCCGGCTCAGGACAACCAGCGGATATTCCGGGCGATCCTGCTGACCATGTCGCGCCCGGGAACCGTGACGGTTCTGGGCAACTGGCCCAAGCCCCCGGCCTCGCTGCACCCTGCGGCCACGGCAGTCTGCCTGGCCCTGGCCGACATGGACACGCCCCTGTGGCTCGGCCCGGCAGCGCCAAGGGACGCCCAGACCTATCTGCGCTTTCACTGCGGATCGCCGCTGGTGACCAGGGAGGAGGACGCGGTCTTCGCCATCATCCCTGACGGTCACGCCCTGCCGGATCTGGCTCGGTTCAATCCGGGAACGCTGGAGTATCCCGACCGCTCGGCCACCGTGATCATCCAGGTCCGGTCCATCGAGGTGGGCTGCGGCGTGCGTCTCTCCGGCCCCGGCATCAGGGACGAGGTCAGGCTGGCCGTTGACGGCCTGCACACGGACTTCTGGCAGGCCATGCAGTGGAACAGCCACCGGTTTCCCCTTGGATTCGACACCATCCTGGCGACAGAAACCGAGATCGTCTCGCTCCCGCGAACGGTCCGGGTGGGGATCTGA
- a CDS encoding carbon-phosphorus lyase complex subunit PhnI, whose product MYVAVKGGEKAIDNAHRLMAGERRGDTEVPELTVRQIMEQMSLAVDRVMSEGSLYDPELAALAIKQARGDLVEAIFLLRAYRTTLPRLAVSSPVETSAMRVRRRVSATFKDIPGGQLLGPTFDYTHRLLDFSLAGESSPEPARTSPHEERPMPRVMDILAAQGLVDQPDRADDKPVADITRDPVTYPAGRDVRLQNLARGDEGFLLALGYSSQRGFGDNHPFAGEIRMGEVAVCIAPDELGFEIEIGDITVSECEMVTSFTGSKTELPTFTRGYGLSFGYCERKVMAMSLVDRSLQARELGEEIAAPSQDEEFVLSHSDNVEAQGFVQHLKLPHYVDFQADLIMVRGMREEILGTTARNRDKTGDITGDKTGDITGDKAEEAA is encoded by the coding sequence ATGTATGTGGCTGTCAAGGGTGGCGAAAAGGCCATCGACAACGCCCACCGGCTCATGGCCGGGGAGCGGCGCGGCGACACCGAAGTGCCGGAGCTGACCGTCAGGCAGATCATGGAGCAGATGAGCCTGGCCGTGGACCGGGTCATGAGCGAGGGTTCTCTTTACGATCCGGAGCTGGCCGCCCTGGCGATCAAGCAGGCGCGCGGCGATCTGGTGGAGGCCATCTTCCTGCTGCGGGCCTACCGGACGACCCTGCCCAGGCTGGCCGTGTCCAGCCCTGTCGAGACCTCGGCCATGCGCGTGCGCAGGCGCGTCTCGGCCACCTTCAAGGACATTCCAGGTGGCCAGCTGCTCGGGCCGACCTTTGACTACACCCACCGGCTCCTGGACTTTTCCCTGGCCGGGGAATCCAGCCCCGAACCGGCCCGGACCAGCCCGCACGAGGAGCGCCCCATGCCGCGTGTCATGGACATTCTCGCTGCGCAGGGGCTTGTGGACCAGCCGGACCGCGCTGACGACAAGCCCGTGGCGGACATCACCCGCGACCCGGTCACCTATCCTGCCGGGCGGGATGTCCGCCTCCAGAACCTGGCGCGCGGCGACGAGGGCTTCCTGCTCGCCCTGGGGTATTCCAGCCAGCGCGGATTCGGCGACAACCACCCCTTTGCGGGCGAGATCCGCATGGGCGAGGTGGCCGTGTGCATCGCGCCCGACGAGCTCGGCTTCGAGATCGAGATCGGTGACATCACTGTCTCCGAGTGTGAGATGGTCACCAGCTTCACCGGCTCGAAGACAGAGCTGCCCACTTTCACCCGGGGCTACGGCCTCTCCTTTGGCTATTGCGAGCGCAAGGTCATGGCCATGTCCCTGGTGGACCGGTCGCTCCAGGCCAGGGAGCTTGGCGAGGAGATCGCCGCGCCCTCGCAGGACGAGGAGTTCGTCCTCTCCCACAGCGACAATGTCGAGGCTCAGGGGTTTGTCCAGCACCTCAAGCTGCCGCACTACGTGGACTTCCAGGCTGACCTGATCATGGTGCGCGGGATGCGCGAGGAGATCCTCGGCACAACGGCCCGGAACCGTGACAAAACGGGCGACATAACGGGCGACAAAACTGGCGACATAACGGGCGACAAGGCAGAGGAGGCCGCATGA